In one Corallococcus sp. EGB genomic region, the following are encoded:
- a CDS encoding outer membrane protein assembly factor, which produces MLLLVCARPAFAAPSGSGSDDDAPEVVAVELHLPEGVSSDGLSGLVTLRKGQALTPVAVRRSVEQLFSTGRFADVVALTQDVPGGVRLVFQLTPLPLLSNVAVKGNHVLTSGELLEASGLLQGGPLDPEELDTAAAAVREAYQRKGYDAVSIQVEERPVPAGGVAVTLVVEEGKPTRVRQVTFSGSPALPLPRLVEALGMKPGEVFDRAKLDGGLERLRTLLRERLHWRAWVGTPSVVVEDSEASVAVPVSAGPAFHLRFAGNRRFPDSLLARVVAYDGEEALDEAVSARLARRLEAFYRRRGFHDVSVRAQEVIRPDGEAAVLGFQVDEGAPLRVTDVRFHGNATLSSSVLRSMLTNQVAVLETFPELDLPMREDPLETEGRDRRADTNGMSPPDPSTVYLEDAWLEAADAMTTAYREQGFASAQVTFRGVTVDAVHHTAEADFDVEEGPRALLREPAFVDMPPEVNPVWVKLLLPAGQPLSFEKVDQAQAALERGLGREGYLFARVSNSVSVEQDGTAAQVTFRADAGPRVHVGQVLLQGLTRSDPDVVLAQLGLRKGAPLSVEALAEAQRRLSRLGLFRQAEVSLADPNRRESSKDVLVTVQERPRIDGEVSGGYFLVDGPRITLDTAWRNLDGRGLNLLARGKVNYAGASAEALSSSRHPAGCSTGELSGEACESDLSGLSGLGGRGNLALSQPRLSFLAPQEIGARLDLIGERVHRPSYLSTRFAAVVGADWALASWVSVSLQYELENNRLRSRAGVLELVNRADQERLRYPYGDFTLHSLRPSLTLDFRDDPANPRRGMVLSSSVEFMRGISVHPTDVAGDRVPEFPIDGVKLSGSVSAYAPLGRRASVAVSARAGTILPLTQGAQNIGSKLFYLGGSSSLRGFREDGVLPQDVREVLHQRLASCRAVISPAGCSDDLKAVLAGQVPASQGGELYTLGKAELRVPAIAAVDLGLFFEVGNLWQDRTLFDPGVLRYAAGVGLRYVTPVGPLAFDVGFNLDRDEALNEAPTQFHFSIGTF; this is translated from the coding sequence GTGCTGCTCCTCGTCTGCGCGCGTCCCGCCTTCGCCGCGCCCTCGGGTTCGGGTTCGGACGATGACGCGCCGGAGGTGGTGGCCGTGGAGCTGCACCTGCCGGAGGGGGTGTCCTCGGACGGGCTGTCGGGGCTCGTGACGCTGCGCAAGGGACAGGCGCTGACGCCCGTCGCCGTGCGCAGGTCGGTGGAGCAGCTGTTCTCCACGGGGCGCTTCGCGGACGTGGTGGCGCTCACGCAGGACGTGCCGGGCGGCGTGCGGCTGGTGTTCCAGCTCACGCCGCTGCCGCTCCTGTCGAACGTGGCGGTGAAGGGCAACCACGTCCTCACGTCCGGGGAGCTGCTGGAGGCCAGCGGGCTTCTGCAGGGCGGGCCGTTGGATCCGGAGGAGCTGGACACGGCGGCGGCCGCCGTGCGCGAGGCTTATCAGCGCAAGGGCTACGACGCCGTCTCCATCCAGGTGGAGGAGCGGCCGGTGCCCGCGGGCGGCGTGGCGGTGACGCTGGTGGTGGAGGAGGGCAAGCCTACCCGCGTGCGGCAGGTGACCTTCTCCGGCAGCCCCGCGCTGCCGTTGCCGCGCCTGGTGGAGGCGCTGGGGATGAAGCCTGGCGAGGTGTTCGACCGGGCGAAGCTGGATGGCGGCCTGGAGCGGCTGCGGACGCTCCTGCGCGAGCGGCTGCACTGGCGCGCGTGGGTGGGCACGCCCTCCGTGGTGGTGGAGGACAGCGAGGCGTCCGTGGCGGTGCCGGTGTCCGCGGGGCCCGCGTTCCACCTGCGCTTCGCGGGCAACCGCCGCTTCCCGGACTCGCTGCTGGCGCGCGTGGTGGCCTACGACGGCGAGGAGGCCCTGGACGAGGCCGTCTCCGCGCGGCTCGCCCGGCGGCTGGAGGCGTTCTACCGGCGGCGTGGCTTCCACGACGTGAGCGTGCGGGCGCAGGAGGTCATCCGGCCGGACGGGGAGGCGGCGGTGCTGGGCTTCCAGGTGGACGAGGGCGCTCCGCTGCGCGTGACGGACGTGCGCTTCCACGGCAACGCGACGCTGTCGTCCTCCGTGCTGCGCTCCATGCTCACCAACCAGGTGGCGGTCCTGGAGACCTTTCCGGAGCTGGACCTGCCCATGCGCGAGGACCCTCTGGAGACGGAGGGGCGCGACCGGCGCGCCGACACGAACGGGATGTCCCCGCCCGACCCGTCCACGGTCTACCTGGAGGACGCGTGGCTGGAGGCCGCGGACGCGATGACCACGGCCTACCGCGAGCAGGGCTTCGCGTCCGCGCAGGTGACCTTCCGGGGCGTCACGGTGGATGCGGTCCACCACACGGCGGAGGCGGACTTCGACGTGGAGGAGGGCCCCCGGGCGCTGCTGCGCGAGCCCGCCTTCGTGGACATGCCGCCGGAGGTGAACCCGGTCTGGGTGAAGCTGCTGCTGCCCGCCGGGCAGCCGCTGAGCTTCGAGAAGGTGGACCAGGCGCAGGCCGCGCTGGAGCGGGGGCTGGGCCGCGAGGGCTACCTCTTCGCGCGCGTGAGCAACTCGGTGTCGGTGGAGCAGGATGGCACCGCCGCGCAGGTGACCTTCCGCGCCGACGCGGGGCCCCGCGTGCACGTGGGGCAGGTGCTGTTGCAGGGGTTGACGCGCTCGGATCCGGACGTGGTGCTGGCGCAGCTGGGCCTGAGGAAGGGCGCGCCGTTGTCGGTGGAGGCGCTGGCGGAGGCGCAGCGCCGGCTGTCGCGGCTGGGGCTGTTCCGCCAGGCGGAGGTGTCGCTTGCGGACCCCAACCGCCGCGAGTCCTCCAAGGACGTGCTGGTGACGGTGCAGGAGCGCCCGCGCATCGACGGCGAGGTGTCCGGCGGCTACTTCCTGGTGGACGGTCCCCGCATCACGCTGGACACGGCGTGGCGCAACCTGGACGGCCGGGGGCTGAACCTGCTGGCGCGCGGCAAGGTGAACTACGCGGGCGCGAGCGCAGAGGCGCTGTCGTCGTCGCGGCACCCGGCCGGGTGCTCCACCGGCGAGCTGTCCGGCGAGGCGTGCGAATCCGACCTCAGCGGCCTCAGCGGCCTGGGCGGGCGCGGCAACCTGGCGCTGTCCCAGCCCCGGCTCTCCTTCCTGGCGCCGCAGGAGATTGGCGCGCGGCTGGACCTGATTGGCGAGCGCGTGCACCGGCCGTCGTACCTGTCCACGCGGTTCGCGGCGGTGGTGGGCGCGGACTGGGCGCTGGCGTCGTGGGTGAGCGTGTCGCTCCAGTACGAGCTGGAGAACAACCGGCTGCGCTCGCGCGCCGGCGTGCTGGAGCTCGTCAACCGAGCGGACCAGGAGCGCCTGCGCTACCCGTATGGCGACTTCACGCTGCACTCGCTGCGTCCGTCACTGACGTTGGACTTCCGCGACGACCCGGCGAACCCCCGGCGCGGCATGGTGCTCAGCAGCAGCGTGGAGTTCATGCGCGGCATCAGCGTCCACCCCACGGACGTCGCGGGCGACCGCGTGCCGGAGTTCCCCATCGACGGCGTGAAGCTGTCCGGGAGCGTGAGCGCGTACGCGCCGCTGGGCCGCCGCGCGAGCGTGGCGGTGAGCGCGCGCGCGGGCACCATCCTCCCGCTGACGCAGGGGGCGCAGAACATCGGGTCCAAGCTGTTCTACCTGGGTGGCTCCTCCAGCCTCCGCGGCTTCCGCGAGGACGGCGTGCTGCCGCAGGACGTGCGCGAGGTGCTGCACCAGCGGCTGGCTTCGTGCCGCGCCGTCATCTCGCCCGCGGGGTGCTCGGATGACCTGAAGGCGGTGCTCGCGGGGCAGGTGCCCGCCAGCCAGGGCGGCGAGCTCTACACGCTGGGCAAGGCGGAGCTGCGCGTGCCCGCCATCGCGGCGGTGGACCTGGGGCTGTTCTTCGAGGTGGGCAACCTGTGGCAGGACCGCACGCTGTTCGACCCGGGCGTGCTGCGCTACGCGGCGGGCGTGGGCCTGCGCTACGTGACGCCCGTGGGCCCGCTGGCCTTCGACGTGGGCTTCAACCTGGACCGCGACGAGGCGCTCAACGAAGCGCCCACGCAGTTCCACTTCAGCATCGGGACGTTCTGA